From one Lotus japonicus ecotype B-129 chromosome 3, LjGifu_v1.2 genomic stretch:
- the LOC130745887 gene encoding tRNA ligase 1-like isoform X7 yields MSAPHKFLCTFSHRILLLPPLSTSTTFLFLPSSHRFFCTLPPSTMPCNQRSGGHGGQQWTEKPKDEAPLSSAMGDSATAAETVSNKLAGMHIGENSEQTGLGHANKGAIWKHKSYGTTAAPEVDNKPAGKVAVDGARVDAGGVASTQKSGISGAGLSKLFQGNLLEKFEVDNSTYSQAHIRATFYPKFENEKSDQETRTRMIEMVSKGLATLEVSLKHSGSLFMYAGHEGGAYAKNSFGNIYTAVGVFVLGRMFREAWGTEASKKQAEFNNFLERNHMCISMELVTAVLGDHGQRPQEDFVVVTAVTELGNGKPKFYSTPEIIAFCRKWRLPTNHVWLFSTRKSASSFFAAYDALCEEGTATSVCKVLDEIADVSVPGSKDHVKAQGEILEGLVARLVSHESSNHIEKVLKEFPPPPADGVALDFGPSLREICAANRSDEKQQIKALLESVGSSFCPDYSDWYGTDGADIHSRNVDRSVVSKFLQAHPADYSTKKLQEIIRLMREKRFPAAFKCYHNFHKVDAISSDNVFYKMVIHVHSDSAFRRYQKEMRHRPGLWPLYRGFFVDINLFKANKEKAAEISMKSSINESDSTSSEKDDFADEDANLMVKLKFLTYKLRTFLIRNGLPVLFKEGQSAYKAYYLRQMKIWGTSPGKQKELSMMLDEWAVHIRRKCGNKQLSSSIYLSEAEPFLEQFAKRSPQNQALIGSAGSLVRTEDFLAIVEEGQDEEGDLVAERDMAPSGPSISVKDTVPKNEGLIVFFPGIPGCAKSALCKELLNAQGGLGDDRPVHSLMGDLIKGKYWQKVAEERRKKPNSIMLADKNAPNKEVWRQIEDMCRKTKASAVPVVPESEGTDSNPFSLDALAVFMFRVLQRVNHPGNLDKASPNAGYVLLMFYDLYDGELSRAVKSLRVN; encoded by the exons ATGTCGGCACCGCATAAGTTTCTCTGCACATTCTCACACcgcatcctcctcctccctccTCTCTCAACTTCcacaaccttcctcttcctccccTCCTCCCACCGCTTCTTCTGCACCCTTCCTCCCTCAACAATGCCTTGCAATCAG CGAAGTGGTGGTCACGGTGGCCAGCAATGGACGGAGAAACCGAAGGATGAGGCGCCGTTATCATCGGCTATGGGAGATTCTGCAACTGCTGCTGAAACTGTTTCTAACAAGCTTGCTGGAATGCATATTGGTGAAAACAGTGAGCAAACGGGGTTAGGGCATGCTAATAAGGGTGCAATTTGGAAACATAAATCATATGGAACTACTGCTGCACCTGAAGTCGACAACAAACCGGCGGGTAAAGTCGCGGTTGATGGTGCAAGGGTTGATGCTGGTGGTGTGGCTTCTACTCAGAAGAGTGGTATTAGTGGTGCTGGTTTGAGCAAGTTATTTCAAGGTAATCTGTTGGAAAAATTCGAAGTGGACAACTCTACCTACTCACAAGCACATATCAGAGCAACTTTCTACCCCAAATTTGAGAATGAAAAGTCAGATCAAGAG ACCAGGACAAGGATGATTGAGATGGTATCAAAAGGTTTGGCTACCTTAGAG GTTTCACTTAAACATTCTGGTTCTCTTTTTATGTATGCGGGCCATGAGGGTGGAGCTTATGCAAAAAACAGTTTTGGAAATAT ATATACTGCTGTTGGTGTATTTGTTCTTGGGCGGATGTTTCGTGAGGCTTGGGGAACTGAAGCTTCGAAAAAACAGGCtgaatttaataattttcttgag AGAAACCATATGTGCATATCAATGGAACTAGTAACAGCTGTACTTGGAGACCATGGGCAGCGTCCGCAAGAAGATTTTG TGGTAGTTACAGCAGTCACTGAACTGGGAAATGGAAAGCCAAAGTTCTATTCAACTCCTGAGATAAttgctttttgcagaaaatggCGCCTACCGACAAATCATGTGTGGTTGTTTTCAACAAG AAAATCAGCCTCTTCCTTCTTTGCTGCCTATGATGCCTTATGTGAGGAAGGTACTGCAACGTCTGTATGCAAGGTTCTTGATGAAATTGCAGACGTATCTGTACCAG GTTCAAAAGACCATGTAAAAGCCCAAGGAGAAATTTTAGAGGGTCTTGTTGCTCGTCTTGTGAGTCATGAGAGTTCAAACCATATTGAAAAAGTTTTGAAAGAATTTCCTCCTCCACCTGCTGATGGAG TTGCCCTTGATTTCGGACCAAGCCTAAGGGAAATTTGTGCAGCAAATAGATCTGATGAAAAGCAG CAAATAAAAGCACTTCTCGAGAGTGTTGGCAGCTCTTTTTGTCCTGACTATTCAGATTGGTATGGGACTGATGGTGCTGATATTCATTCAAGAAATGTAGACAGATCCGTTGTTTCAAAATTTTTACAAGCCCATCCTGCAGACTATTCAACAAAAAAGTTGCAG GAAATTATTCGACTGATGAGGGAAAAACGCTTCCCTGCTGCATTCAAATGTTATCATAACTTCCACAAGGTTGATGCCATATCAAGCGACAACGTGTTTTACAAAATGGTCATTCATGTACACAGTGATTCTGCTTTTCGACGATACCAAAAAGAGATGAG GCATAGACCTGGATTGTGGCCGCTGTATCGAG GATTTTTTGTAGATATCAATTTATTTAAAGCAAACAAGGAGAAAGCAGCTGAAATTTCTATGAAAAGCAGTATAAATGAAAGTGATAGTACTAGCTCTGAGAAAGATGATTTTGCTGATGAAGATGCAAATTTAATGGTCAAATTGAAATTTCTTACATATAAG TTGCGAACCTTTCTCATTCGAAATGGCTTACCAGTTCTGTTTAAAGAAGGTCAAAGTGCTTACAAGGCTTATTATCTGAG ACAAATGAAAATATGGGGAACCTCTCCAGGAAAGCAGAAAGAACTTAGCATGATGCTTGATGAATG GGCTGTGCATATAAGAAGGAAGTGTGGAAATAAGCAATTGTCATCATCAATATATCTTAGTGAAGCTGAACCTTTCCTTGAACAGTTTGCTAAACGTAGCCCACAGAACCAAGCCTTAATAGGTTCTGCCGGTAGTTTAGTTAGAACTGAAGATTTCTTGGCCATTGTTGAGGAAGGCCAGGATGAAGAAGGTGATCTTGTGGCAGAGCGAGATATGGCACCATCCGGGCCTAGTATCTCAGTCAAAGACACAGTTCCGAAGAACGAAGGGTTGATTGTATTCTTTCCCG GAATACCTGGTTGTGCCAAGTCTGCCCTTTGCAAAGAATTGCTAAATGCCCAAGGAGGACTAGGAGATGATCGTCCAGTTCATAGTCTCATGGGTGATCTGATCAAAG GAAAATATTGGCAGAAAGTGGCTGAAGAGCGTAGAAAGAAACCAAATTCTATAATGCTTGCTGACAAGAATGCCCCAAATAAAGAAGTTTGGAGACAG ATAGAAGACATGTGTCGCAAGACCAAGGCATCTGCTGTCCCAGTTGTGCCTGAATCTGAAG GAACTGATTCAAATCCATTTTCTCTTGATGCATTAGCTGTTTTTATGTTTCGTGTTCTTCAACGAGTCAATCACCCG
- the LOC130745887 gene encoding tRNA ligase 1-like isoform X6 — MSAPHKFLCTFSHRILLLPPLSTSTTFLFLPSSHRFFCTLPPSTMPCNQRSGGHGGQQWTEKPKDEAPLSSAMGDSATAAETVSNKLAGMHIGENSEQTGLGHANKGAIWKHKSYGTTAAPEVDNKPAGKVAVDGARVDAGGVASTQKSGISGAGLSKLFQGNLLEKFEVDNSTYSQAHIRATFYPKFENEKSDQETRTRMIEMVSKGLATLEVSLKHSGSLFMYAGHEGGAYAKNSFGNIYTAVGVFVLGRMFREAWGTEASKKQAEFNNFLERNHMCISMELVTAVLGDHGQRPQEDFVVVTAVTELGNGKPKFYSTPEIIAFCRKWRLPTNHVWLFSTRKSASSFFAAYDALCEEGTATSVCKVLDEIADVSVPGSKDHVKAQGEILEGLVARLVSHESSNHIEKVLKEFPPPPADGVALDFGPSLREICAANRSDEKQQIKALLESVGSSFCPDYSDWYGTDGADIHSRNVDRSVVSKFLQAHPADYSTKKLQEIIRLMREKRFPAAFKCYHNFHKVDAISSDNVFYKMVIHVHSDSAFRRYQKEMRHRPGLWPLYRGFFVDINLFKANKEKAAEISMKSSINESDSTSSEKDDFADEDANLMVKLKFLTYKLRTFLIRNGLPVLFKEGQSAYKAYYLRQMKIWGTSPGKQKELSMMLDEWAVHIRRKCGNKQLSSSIYLSEAEPFLEQFAKRSPQNQALIGSAGSLVRTEDFLAIVEEGQDEEGDLVAERDMAPSGPSISVKDTVPKNEGLIVFFPGIPGCAKSALCKELLNAQGGLGDDRPVHSLMGDLIKGKYWQKVAEERRKKPNSIMLADKNAPNKEVWRQIEDMCRKTKASAVPVVPESEGTDSNPFSLDALAVFMFRVLQRVNHPGNLDKASPNAGYVLLMFYDLYDGESRKEFEGELIERFGSLVKMPLLKSDRNPLPEAVQCILVEGINLFKLHSKRHGRFEVVRQ; from the exons ATGTCGGCACCGCATAAGTTTCTCTGCACATTCTCACACcgcatcctcctcctccctccTCTCTCAACTTCcacaaccttcctcttcctccccTCCTCCCACCGCTTCTTCTGCACCCTTCCTCCCTCAACAATGCCTTGCAATCAG CGAAGTGGTGGTCACGGTGGCCAGCAATGGACGGAGAAACCGAAGGATGAGGCGCCGTTATCATCGGCTATGGGAGATTCTGCAACTGCTGCTGAAACTGTTTCTAACAAGCTTGCTGGAATGCATATTGGTGAAAACAGTGAGCAAACGGGGTTAGGGCATGCTAATAAGGGTGCAATTTGGAAACATAAATCATATGGAACTACTGCTGCACCTGAAGTCGACAACAAACCGGCGGGTAAAGTCGCGGTTGATGGTGCAAGGGTTGATGCTGGTGGTGTGGCTTCTACTCAGAAGAGTGGTATTAGTGGTGCTGGTTTGAGCAAGTTATTTCAAGGTAATCTGTTGGAAAAATTCGAAGTGGACAACTCTACCTACTCACAAGCACATATCAGAGCAACTTTCTACCCCAAATTTGAGAATGAAAAGTCAGATCAAGAG ACCAGGACAAGGATGATTGAGATGGTATCAAAAGGTTTGGCTACCTTAGAG GTTTCACTTAAACATTCTGGTTCTCTTTTTATGTATGCGGGCCATGAGGGTGGAGCTTATGCAAAAAACAGTTTTGGAAATAT ATATACTGCTGTTGGTGTATTTGTTCTTGGGCGGATGTTTCGTGAGGCTTGGGGAACTGAAGCTTCGAAAAAACAGGCtgaatttaataattttcttgag AGAAACCATATGTGCATATCAATGGAACTAGTAACAGCTGTACTTGGAGACCATGGGCAGCGTCCGCAAGAAGATTTTG TGGTAGTTACAGCAGTCACTGAACTGGGAAATGGAAAGCCAAAGTTCTATTCAACTCCTGAGATAAttgctttttgcagaaaatggCGCCTACCGACAAATCATGTGTGGTTGTTTTCAACAAG AAAATCAGCCTCTTCCTTCTTTGCTGCCTATGATGCCTTATGTGAGGAAGGTACTGCAACGTCTGTATGCAAGGTTCTTGATGAAATTGCAGACGTATCTGTACCAG GTTCAAAAGACCATGTAAAAGCCCAAGGAGAAATTTTAGAGGGTCTTGTTGCTCGTCTTGTGAGTCATGAGAGTTCAAACCATATTGAAAAAGTTTTGAAAGAATTTCCTCCTCCACCTGCTGATGGAG TTGCCCTTGATTTCGGACCAAGCCTAAGGGAAATTTGTGCAGCAAATAGATCTGATGAAAAGCAG CAAATAAAAGCACTTCTCGAGAGTGTTGGCAGCTCTTTTTGTCCTGACTATTCAGATTGGTATGGGACTGATGGTGCTGATATTCATTCAAGAAATGTAGACAGATCCGTTGTTTCAAAATTTTTACAAGCCCATCCTGCAGACTATTCAACAAAAAAGTTGCAG GAAATTATTCGACTGATGAGGGAAAAACGCTTCCCTGCTGCATTCAAATGTTATCATAACTTCCACAAGGTTGATGCCATATCAAGCGACAACGTGTTTTACAAAATGGTCATTCATGTACACAGTGATTCTGCTTTTCGACGATACCAAAAAGAGATGAG GCATAGACCTGGATTGTGGCCGCTGTATCGAG GATTTTTTGTAGATATCAATTTATTTAAAGCAAACAAGGAGAAAGCAGCTGAAATTTCTATGAAAAGCAGTATAAATGAAAGTGATAGTACTAGCTCTGAGAAAGATGATTTTGCTGATGAAGATGCAAATTTAATGGTCAAATTGAAATTTCTTACATATAAG TTGCGAACCTTTCTCATTCGAAATGGCTTACCAGTTCTGTTTAAAGAAGGTCAAAGTGCTTACAAGGCTTATTATCTGAG ACAAATGAAAATATGGGGAACCTCTCCAGGAAAGCAGAAAGAACTTAGCATGATGCTTGATGAATG GGCTGTGCATATAAGAAGGAAGTGTGGAAATAAGCAATTGTCATCATCAATATATCTTAGTGAAGCTGAACCTTTCCTTGAACAGTTTGCTAAACGTAGCCCACAGAACCAAGCCTTAATAGGTTCTGCCGGTAGTTTAGTTAGAACTGAAGATTTCTTGGCCATTGTTGAGGAAGGCCAGGATGAAGAAGGTGATCTTGTGGCAGAGCGAGATATGGCACCATCCGGGCCTAGTATCTCAGTCAAAGACACAGTTCCGAAGAACGAAGGGTTGATTGTATTCTTTCCCG GAATACCTGGTTGTGCCAAGTCTGCCCTTTGCAAAGAATTGCTAAATGCCCAAGGAGGACTAGGAGATGATCGTCCAGTTCATAGTCTCATGGGTGATCTGATCAAAG GAAAATATTGGCAGAAAGTGGCTGAAGAGCGTAGAAAGAAACCAAATTCTATAATGCTTGCTGACAAGAATGCCCCAAATAAAGAAGTTTGGAGACAG ATAGAAGACATGTGTCGCAAGACCAAGGCATCTGCTGTCCCAGTTGTGCCTGAATCTGAAG GAACTGATTCAAATCCATTTTCTCTTGATGCATTAGCTGTTTTTATGTTTCGTGTTCTTCAACGAGTCAATCACCCG